Proteins encoded together in one Osmerus eperlanus chromosome 20, fOsmEpe2.1, whole genome shotgun sequence window:
- the nedd9 gene encoding enhancer of filamentation 1 isoform X3 — MAKALYDNMPESPEELAFRKGDILTVIEQNTGGLEGWWLCSLHGRQGIAPGNRLKLLIGPMFDGQTPAASPPQLSAYQGQGGVSQSQGLYQVPPSHPGLGQQGLYQVPPSHPGLGQQGLYQVPQGQDVYQVPQRSGLAVDGAPSKVVTPSRVGQSYAYSHGQHSHHDLYDVPHARAQGVYDVGKAQPGPGLSQGIYDVPPSSQMDPRAQGVYDIPPSSQGVFSSPPCRNAPAESQESSYDFPQPLKHRQEGIYDVPPPALSKPCQTLSPQSHYDLPPSADPTPLHLPLNNDNEGIYDVPPSSQPLAACPHRDLYDIPRGAQPPQHGPLASDRARGPYDLPAQDAGALGDVTDGVNRLSFSSTGSTRSSMSTSSTSTGSSEGRLALDLDTAVQRLGRLQQEVEASVEGLLAGSPRWRACPGADRPSEVRGALDRVRGALGDFLVFGRGAAANATALSDPSLHAKLRRQLARLEDSQQILLKTYQTLESCGWALPSPSPGPCTLPRHHKRSDDLERFVMVSRTVPDDVKQLASTVGASAELLFRRPGDGSCCRGSVREALVHPLTSPPTDNHHSCHTKAFQGSSSLDKGNMNNSEKCVKSWMEDYDYVHLQGKEDFERQQKVLLEKENITQQSSKVQLGPDQVSPDQINQFRQLEQEVIKPVENDITQWISQQQSTGPSPLPSDSSPPASDSSPSSVGGGAHLCGRDRQLLAFYSEQCQQHFITLLNAVDAFFACVSAGQPPRIFVAHSKFVILSAHKLVFIGDTLSRQAATPEVADRVMNSSNVLCELLKTVVGATKTAALLYPNTAAVQDMVDRVTSLSHHARLFKQQLLQMAAF, encoded by the exons ATGGCAAAGGCGTTGTACGACAACATGCCAGAGTCCCCTGAGGAGCTGGCCTTCCGGAAGGGAGACATCCTGACGGTCATTGAGCAGAACACCGGCGGTCTGGAGGGCTGGTGGCTCTGCTCACTGCACGGGCGCCAGGGCATCGCCCCCGGCAACCGCCTCAAGCTGCTGATTGGTCCCATGTTTGACGGACAGACGCCAGCCGCCTCCCCGCCCCAGCTGTCGGCCTaccagggccaggggggtgTGTCCCAGAGCCAGGGGCTGTACCAGgtgcccccctcacaccccggCCTGGGGCAGCAGGGGCTGTACCAGgtgcccccctcacaccccggCCTGGGGCAGCAGGGGCTGTACCAGGTGCCCCAGGGACAGGATGTCTACCAGGTGCCCCAGAGGAGTGGCTTGGCTGTGGATGGTGCGCCGAGCAag GTGGTGACTCCATCACGAGTGGGCCAGTCGTACGCCTACAGCCACGGCCAGCACAGCCACCATGACCTCTACGACGTCCCCCACGCCAGGGCACAGGGg GTGTATGATGTTGGGAAGGCACAGCCAGGGCCAGGACTCTCCCAGGGGATCTACGATGTTCCTCCTTCCAGTCAGATGGACCCACGGGCTCAGGGGGTTTACGAcatccccccctcttctcaaGGG GtgttctcttcccccccctgcaGAAACGCCCCAGCAGAGTCTCAGGAGAGCAGCTATGACTTCCCCCAGCCCCTGAAACACAGACAGGAGGGCATCTACGACGTgcctccccccgccctctccaAACCCTGCCAGACCCTGAGCCCCCAGTCCCACTACGACCTCCCCCCCAGCGCTGaccccaccccactccacctGCCCCTCAACAATGACAACGAAGGCATCTATGACGTGCCCCCCTCGTCGCAGCCCCTGGCGGCGTGCCCCCATAGAGACCTGTATGACATTCCCCGGGgggcccagcccccccagcacgGCCCCCTGGCATCCGACAGGGCCAGGGGGCCGTACGACCTCCCCGCTCAGGACGCTGGCGCGCTGGGGGATGTGACGGACGGGGTGAACCGCCTGTCCTTCTCCAGCACGGGCAGCACACGCTCCAGCATgtctacctcctccacctccaccggcTCCTCCGAGGGCCGGCTGGCCCTGGACCTGGACACGGCGGTGCAGCGGCTGGGCCGGCTGCAGCAGGAGGTGGAGGCCTCGGTGGAGGGGCTCTTGGCTGGCTCCCCACGCTGGAGGGCGTGTCCTGGGGCGGACCGGCCCTCCGAGGTACGAGGGGCGCTGGACCGGGTACGGGGGGCGCTGGGGGACTTCCTGGTGTTCGGGCGGGGCGCTGCCGCCAACGCCACGGCCCTGTCCGACCCCAGCCTGCACGCCAAGCTGAGGAGACAGCTGGCCCGCCTGGAGGACTCCCAGCAGATCCTGTTGAAGACCTACCAGACCCTGGAGAGCTGTGGTTGGGCcctgcccagccccagccccggcccctgcaccctcccccgCCACCACAAACGGAGCGACGACCTGGAGCGCTTCGTCATGGTGTCACGGACGGTGCCGGACGACGTGAAGCAGCTGGCGTCCACGGTGGGAGCGAGCGCCGAGCTGCTGTTCAGACGGCCGGGGGACGGCTCCTGCTGCAGGGGCTCGGTCAGGGAGGCCCTggtccaccccctcacctcccccccgaCAGACAACCACCACAGCTGCCACACCAAAGCCTTCCAGGGCTCCTCCAGCCTGGACAAGGGCAACATGAACAACAGTGAGAAGTGTGTCAAGAGCTGGATGGAGGACTACGATTACGTTCATCTGCAG GGAAAGGAGGACTTTGAGCGCCAGCAGAAGGTGCTCCTGGAGAAGGAGAACATCACCCAGCAGAGCAGCAAAGTCCAGCTGGGCCCAGACCAGGTGAGCCCAGACCAG ATCAACCAGTTCAgacagctggagcaggaggtgATCAAGCCTGTGGAGAACGACATCACCCAGTGGATCAGCCAGCAGCAGTccacaggcccctcccccctgccctctgactcctcccccccagcttctgactcctccccctcctctgtcggGGGCGGGGCCCACCTGTGTGGGCGTGACCGCCAGCTCCTGGCCTTCTACTCGGAGCAGTGCCAGCAGCACTTCATCACCCTCCTCAACGCCGTCGACGCTTTCTTCGCCTGTGTCTCCGCCGGCCAGCCGCCCCGCATCTTCGTGGCCCACAGCAAGTTCGTCATCCTCAGCGCCCACAAACTGGTCTTCATCGGGGACACGCTGTCCAGGCAGGCGGCCACGCCCGAGGTGGCCGACCGGGTGATGAACTCCAGCAACGTGCTGTGTGAGCTGCTGAAGACGGTGGTTGGCGCCACCAAGACGGCAGCGCTGCTCTACCCCAACACCGCGGCCGTCCAGGACATGGTGGACAGGGTCACCAGCCTGTCACACCACGCACGGCTCTTCAAGCAGCAGCTGCTGCAGATGGCTGCCTTCTGA
- the nedd9 gene encoding enhancer of filamentation 1 isoform X2: MKYKNLMAKALYDNMPESPEELAFRKGDILTVIEQNTGGLEGWWLCSLHGRQGIAPGNRLKLLIGPMFDGQTPAASPPQLSAYQGQGGVSQSQGLYQVPPSHPGLGQQGLYQVPPSHPGLGQQGLYQVPQGQDVYQVPQRSGLAVDGAPSKVVTPSRVGQSYAYSHGQHSHHDLYDVPHARAQGVYDVGKAQPGPGLSQGIYDVPPSSQMDPRAQGVYDIPPSSQGVFSSPPCRNAPAESQESSYDFPQPLKHRQEGIYDVPPPALSKPCQTLSPQSHYDLPPSADPTPLHLPLNNDNEGIYDVPPSSQPLAACPHRDLYDIPRGAQPPQHGPLASDRARGPYDLPAQDAGALGDVTDGVNRLSFSSTGSTRSSMSTSSTSTGSSEGRLALDLDTAVQRLGRLQQEVEASVEGLLAGSPRWRACPGADRPSEVRGALDRVRGALGDFLVFGRGAAANATALSDPSLHAKLRRQLARLEDSQQILLKTYQTLESCGWALPSPSPGPCTLPRHHKRSDDLERFVMVSRTVPDDVKQLASTVGASAELLFRRPGDGSCCRGSVREALVHPLTSPPTDNHHSCHTKAFQGSSSLDKGNMNNSEKCVKSWMEDYDYVHLQGKEDFERQQKVLLEKENITQQSSKVQLGPDQINQFRQLEQEVIKPVENDITQWISQQQSTGPSPLPSDSSPPASDSSPSSVGGGAHLCGRDRQLLAFYSEQCQQHFITLLNAVDAFFACVSAGQPPRIFVAHSKFVILSAHKLVFIGDTLSRQAATPEVADRVMNSSNVLCELLKTVVGATKTAALLYPNTAAVQDMVDRVTSLSHHARLFKQQLLQMAAF, translated from the exons ATGAAGTACAAA AACCTGATGGCAAAGGCGTTGTACGACAACATGCCAGAGTCCCCTGAGGAGCTGGCCTTCCGGAAGGGAGACATCCTGACGGTCATTGAGCAGAACACCGGCGGTCTGGAGGGCTGGTGGCTCTGCTCACTGCACGGGCGCCAGGGCATCGCCCCCGGCAACCGCCTCAAGCTGCTGATTGGTCCCATGTTTGACGGACAGACGCCAGCCGCCTCCCCGCCCCAGCTGTCGGCCTaccagggccaggggggtgTGTCCCAGAGCCAGGGGCTGTACCAGgtgcccccctcacaccccggCCTGGGGCAGCAGGGGCTGTACCAGgtgcccccctcacaccccggCCTGGGGCAGCAGGGGCTGTACCAGGTGCCCCAGGGACAGGATGTCTACCAGGTGCCCCAGAGGAGTGGCTTGGCTGTGGATGGTGCGCCGAGCAag GTGGTGACTCCATCACGAGTGGGCCAGTCGTACGCCTACAGCCACGGCCAGCACAGCCACCATGACCTCTACGACGTCCCCCACGCCAGGGCACAGGGg GTGTATGATGTTGGGAAGGCACAGCCAGGGCCAGGACTCTCCCAGGGGATCTACGATGTTCCTCCTTCCAGTCAGATGGACCCACGGGCTCAGGGGGTTTACGAcatccccccctcttctcaaGGG GtgttctcttcccccccctgcaGAAACGCCCCAGCAGAGTCTCAGGAGAGCAGCTATGACTTCCCCCAGCCCCTGAAACACAGACAGGAGGGCATCTACGACGTgcctccccccgccctctccaAACCCTGCCAGACCCTGAGCCCCCAGTCCCACTACGACCTCCCCCCCAGCGCTGaccccaccccactccacctGCCCCTCAACAATGACAACGAAGGCATCTATGACGTGCCCCCCTCGTCGCAGCCCCTGGCGGCGTGCCCCCATAGAGACCTGTATGACATTCCCCGGGgggcccagcccccccagcacgGCCCCCTGGCATCCGACAGGGCCAGGGGGCCGTACGACCTCCCCGCTCAGGACGCTGGCGCGCTGGGGGATGTGACGGACGGGGTGAACCGCCTGTCCTTCTCCAGCACGGGCAGCACACGCTCCAGCATgtctacctcctccacctccaccggcTCCTCCGAGGGCCGGCTGGCCCTGGACCTGGACACGGCGGTGCAGCGGCTGGGCCGGCTGCAGCAGGAGGTGGAGGCCTCGGTGGAGGGGCTCTTGGCTGGCTCCCCACGCTGGAGGGCGTGTCCTGGGGCGGACCGGCCCTCCGAGGTACGAGGGGCGCTGGACCGGGTACGGGGGGCGCTGGGGGACTTCCTGGTGTTCGGGCGGGGCGCTGCCGCCAACGCCACGGCCCTGTCCGACCCCAGCCTGCACGCCAAGCTGAGGAGACAGCTGGCCCGCCTGGAGGACTCCCAGCAGATCCTGTTGAAGACCTACCAGACCCTGGAGAGCTGTGGTTGGGCcctgcccagccccagccccggcccctgcaccctcccccgCCACCACAAACGGAGCGACGACCTGGAGCGCTTCGTCATGGTGTCACGGACGGTGCCGGACGACGTGAAGCAGCTGGCGTCCACGGTGGGAGCGAGCGCCGAGCTGCTGTTCAGACGGCCGGGGGACGGCTCCTGCTGCAGGGGCTCGGTCAGGGAGGCCCTggtccaccccctcacctcccccccgaCAGACAACCACCACAGCTGCCACACCAAAGCCTTCCAGGGCTCCTCCAGCCTGGACAAGGGCAACATGAACAACAGTGAGAAGTGTGTCAAGAGCTGGATGGAGGACTACGATTACGTTCATCTGCAG GGAAAGGAGGACTTTGAGCGCCAGCAGAAGGTGCTCCTGGAGAAGGAGAACATCACCCAGCAGAGCAGCAAAGTCCAGCTGGGCCCAGACCAG ATCAACCAGTTCAgacagctggagcaggaggtgATCAAGCCTGTGGAGAACGACATCACCCAGTGGATCAGCCAGCAGCAGTccacaggcccctcccccctgccctctgactcctcccccccagcttctgactcctccccctcctctgtcggGGGCGGGGCCCACCTGTGTGGGCGTGACCGCCAGCTCCTGGCCTTCTACTCGGAGCAGTGCCAGCAGCACTTCATCACCCTCCTCAACGCCGTCGACGCTTTCTTCGCCTGTGTCTCCGCCGGCCAGCCGCCCCGCATCTTCGTGGCCCACAGCAAGTTCGTCATCCTCAGCGCCCACAAACTGGTCTTCATCGGGGACACGCTGTCCAGGCAGGCGGCCACGCCCGAGGTGGCCGACCGGGTGATGAACTCCAGCAACGTGCTGTGTGAGCTGCTGAAGACGGTGGTTGGCGCCACCAAGACGGCAGCGCTGCTCTACCCCAACACCGCGGCCGTCCAGGACATGGTGGACAGGGTCACCAGCCTGTCACACCACGCACGGCTCTTCAAGCAGCAGCTGCTGCAGATGGCTGCCTTCTGA
- the nedd9 gene encoding enhancer of filamentation 1 isoform X1 gives MKYKNLMAKALYDNMPESPEELAFRKGDILTVIEQNTGGLEGWWLCSLHGRQGIAPGNRLKLLIGPMFDGQTPAASPPQLSAYQGQGGVSQSQGLYQVPPSHPGLGQQGLYQVPPSHPGLGQQGLYQVPQGQDVYQVPQRSGLAVDGAPSKVVTPSRVGQSYAYSHGQHSHHDLYDVPHARAQGVYDVGKAQPGPGLSQGIYDVPPSSQMDPRAQGVYDIPPSSQGVFSSPPCRNAPAESQESSYDFPQPLKHRQEGIYDVPPPALSKPCQTLSPQSHYDLPPSADPTPLHLPLNNDNEGIYDVPPSSQPLAACPHRDLYDIPRGAQPPQHGPLASDRARGPYDLPAQDAGALGDVTDGVNRLSFSSTGSTRSSMSTSSTSTGSSEGRLALDLDTAVQRLGRLQQEVEASVEGLLAGSPRWRACPGADRPSEVRGALDRVRGALGDFLVFGRGAAANATALSDPSLHAKLRRQLARLEDSQQILLKTYQTLESCGWALPSPSPGPCTLPRHHKRSDDLERFVMVSRTVPDDVKQLASTVGASAELLFRRPGDGSCCRGSVREALVHPLTSPPTDNHHSCHTKAFQGSSSLDKGNMNNSEKCVKSWMEDYDYVHLQGKEDFERQQKVLLEKENITQQSSKVQLGPDQVSPDQINQFRQLEQEVIKPVENDITQWISQQQSTGPSPLPSDSSPPASDSSPSSVGGGAHLCGRDRQLLAFYSEQCQQHFITLLNAVDAFFACVSAGQPPRIFVAHSKFVILSAHKLVFIGDTLSRQAATPEVADRVMNSSNVLCELLKTVVGATKTAALLYPNTAAVQDMVDRVTSLSHHARLFKQQLLQMAAF, from the exons ATGAAGTACAAA AACCTGATGGCAAAGGCGTTGTACGACAACATGCCAGAGTCCCCTGAGGAGCTGGCCTTCCGGAAGGGAGACATCCTGACGGTCATTGAGCAGAACACCGGCGGTCTGGAGGGCTGGTGGCTCTGCTCACTGCACGGGCGCCAGGGCATCGCCCCCGGCAACCGCCTCAAGCTGCTGATTGGTCCCATGTTTGACGGACAGACGCCAGCCGCCTCCCCGCCCCAGCTGTCGGCCTaccagggccaggggggtgTGTCCCAGAGCCAGGGGCTGTACCAGgtgcccccctcacaccccggCCTGGGGCAGCAGGGGCTGTACCAGgtgcccccctcacaccccggCCTGGGGCAGCAGGGGCTGTACCAGGTGCCCCAGGGACAGGATGTCTACCAGGTGCCCCAGAGGAGTGGCTTGGCTGTGGATGGTGCGCCGAGCAag GTGGTGACTCCATCACGAGTGGGCCAGTCGTACGCCTACAGCCACGGCCAGCACAGCCACCATGACCTCTACGACGTCCCCCACGCCAGGGCACAGGGg GTGTATGATGTTGGGAAGGCACAGCCAGGGCCAGGACTCTCCCAGGGGATCTACGATGTTCCTCCTTCCAGTCAGATGGACCCACGGGCTCAGGGGGTTTACGAcatccccccctcttctcaaGGG GtgttctcttcccccccctgcaGAAACGCCCCAGCAGAGTCTCAGGAGAGCAGCTATGACTTCCCCCAGCCCCTGAAACACAGACAGGAGGGCATCTACGACGTgcctccccccgccctctccaAACCCTGCCAGACCCTGAGCCCCCAGTCCCACTACGACCTCCCCCCCAGCGCTGaccccaccccactccacctGCCCCTCAACAATGACAACGAAGGCATCTATGACGTGCCCCCCTCGTCGCAGCCCCTGGCGGCGTGCCCCCATAGAGACCTGTATGACATTCCCCGGGgggcccagcccccccagcacgGCCCCCTGGCATCCGACAGGGCCAGGGGGCCGTACGACCTCCCCGCTCAGGACGCTGGCGCGCTGGGGGATGTGACGGACGGGGTGAACCGCCTGTCCTTCTCCAGCACGGGCAGCACACGCTCCAGCATgtctacctcctccacctccaccggcTCCTCCGAGGGCCGGCTGGCCCTGGACCTGGACACGGCGGTGCAGCGGCTGGGCCGGCTGCAGCAGGAGGTGGAGGCCTCGGTGGAGGGGCTCTTGGCTGGCTCCCCACGCTGGAGGGCGTGTCCTGGGGCGGACCGGCCCTCCGAGGTACGAGGGGCGCTGGACCGGGTACGGGGGGCGCTGGGGGACTTCCTGGTGTTCGGGCGGGGCGCTGCCGCCAACGCCACGGCCCTGTCCGACCCCAGCCTGCACGCCAAGCTGAGGAGACAGCTGGCCCGCCTGGAGGACTCCCAGCAGATCCTGTTGAAGACCTACCAGACCCTGGAGAGCTGTGGTTGGGCcctgcccagccccagccccggcccctgcaccctcccccgCCACCACAAACGGAGCGACGACCTGGAGCGCTTCGTCATGGTGTCACGGACGGTGCCGGACGACGTGAAGCAGCTGGCGTCCACGGTGGGAGCGAGCGCCGAGCTGCTGTTCAGACGGCCGGGGGACGGCTCCTGCTGCAGGGGCTCGGTCAGGGAGGCCCTggtccaccccctcacctcccccccgaCAGACAACCACCACAGCTGCCACACCAAAGCCTTCCAGGGCTCCTCCAGCCTGGACAAGGGCAACATGAACAACAGTGAGAAGTGTGTCAAGAGCTGGATGGAGGACTACGATTACGTTCATCTGCAG GGAAAGGAGGACTTTGAGCGCCAGCAGAAGGTGCTCCTGGAGAAGGAGAACATCACCCAGCAGAGCAGCAAAGTCCAGCTGGGCCCAGACCAGGTGAGCCCAGACCAG ATCAACCAGTTCAgacagctggagcaggaggtgATCAAGCCTGTGGAGAACGACATCACCCAGTGGATCAGCCAGCAGCAGTccacaggcccctcccccctgccctctgactcctcccccccagcttctgactcctccccctcctctgtcggGGGCGGGGCCCACCTGTGTGGGCGTGACCGCCAGCTCCTGGCCTTCTACTCGGAGCAGTGCCAGCAGCACTTCATCACCCTCCTCAACGCCGTCGACGCTTTCTTCGCCTGTGTCTCCGCCGGCCAGCCGCCCCGCATCTTCGTGGCCCACAGCAAGTTCGTCATCCTCAGCGCCCACAAACTGGTCTTCATCGGGGACACGCTGTCCAGGCAGGCGGCCACGCCCGAGGTGGCCGACCGGGTGATGAACTCCAGCAACGTGCTGTGTGAGCTGCTGAAGACGGTGGTTGGCGCCACCAAGACGGCAGCGCTGCTCTACCCCAACACCGCGGCCGTCCAGGACATGGTGGACAGGGTCACCAGCCTGTCACACCACGCACGGCTCTTCAAGCAGCAGCTGCTGCAGATGGCTGCCTTCTGA
- the nedd9 gene encoding enhancer of filamentation 1 isoform X4 — translation MKYKNLMAKALYDNMPESPEELAFRKGDILTVIEQNTGGLEGWWLCSLHGRQGIAPGNRLKLLIGPMFDGQTPAASPPQLSAYQGQGGVSQSQGLYQVPPSHPGLGQQGLYQVPQGQDVYQVPQRSGLAVDGAPSKVVTPSRVGQSYAYSHGQHSHHDLYDVPHARAQGVYDVGKAQPGPGLSQGIYDVPPSSQMDPRAQGVYDIPPSSQGVFSSPPCRNAPAESQESSYDFPQPLKHRQEGIYDVPPPALSKPCQTLSPQSHYDLPPSADPTPLHLPLNNDNEGIYDVPPSSQPLAACPHRDLYDIPRGAQPPQHGPLASDRARGPYDLPAQDAGALGDVTDGVNRLSFSSTGSTRSSMSTSSTSTGSSEGRLALDLDTAVQRLGRLQQEVEASVEGLLAGSPRWRACPGADRPSEVRGALDRVRGALGDFLVFGRGAAANATALSDPSLHAKLRRQLARLEDSQQILLKTYQTLESCGWALPSPSPGPCTLPRHHKRSDDLERFVMVSRTVPDDVKQLASTVGASAELLFRRPGDGSCCRGSVREALVHPLTSPPTDNHHSCHTKAFQGSSSLDKGNMNNSEKCVKSWMEDYDYVHLQGKEDFERQQKVLLEKENITQQSSKVQLGPDQVSPDQINQFRQLEQEVIKPVENDITQWISQQQSTGPSPLPSDSSPPASDSSPSSVGGGAHLCGRDRQLLAFYSEQCQQHFITLLNAVDAFFACVSAGQPPRIFVAHSKFVILSAHKLVFIGDTLSRQAATPEVADRVMNSSNVLCELLKTVVGATKTAALLYPNTAAVQDMVDRVTSLSHHARLFKQQLLQMAAF, via the exons ATGAAGTACAAA AACCTGATGGCAAAGGCGTTGTACGACAACATGCCAGAGTCCCCTGAGGAGCTGGCCTTCCGGAAGGGAGACATCCTGACGGTCATTGAGCAGAACACCGGCGGTCTGGAGGGCTGGTGGCTCTGCTCACTGCACGGGCGCCAGGGCATCGCCCCCGGCAACCGCCTCAAGCTGCTGATTGGTCCCATGTTTGACGGACAGACGCCAGCCGCCTCCCCGCCCCAGCTGTCGGCCTaccagggccaggggggtgTGTCCCAGAGCCAGGGGCTGTACCAGgtgcccccctcacaccccggCCTGGGGCAGCAGGGGCTGTACCAG GTGCCCCAGGGACAGGATGTCTACCAGGTGCCCCAGAGGAGTGGCTTGGCTGTGGATGGTGCGCCGAGCAag GTGGTGACTCCATCACGAGTGGGCCAGTCGTACGCCTACAGCCACGGCCAGCACAGCCACCATGACCTCTACGACGTCCCCCACGCCAGGGCACAGGGg GTGTATGATGTTGGGAAGGCACAGCCAGGGCCAGGACTCTCCCAGGGGATCTACGATGTTCCTCCTTCCAGTCAGATGGACCCACGGGCTCAGGGGGTTTACGAcatccccccctcttctcaaGGG GtgttctcttcccccccctgcaGAAACGCCCCAGCAGAGTCTCAGGAGAGCAGCTATGACTTCCCCCAGCCCCTGAAACACAGACAGGAGGGCATCTACGACGTgcctccccccgccctctccaAACCCTGCCAGACCCTGAGCCCCCAGTCCCACTACGACCTCCCCCCCAGCGCTGaccccaccccactccacctGCCCCTCAACAATGACAACGAAGGCATCTATGACGTGCCCCCCTCGTCGCAGCCCCTGGCGGCGTGCCCCCATAGAGACCTGTATGACATTCCCCGGGgggcccagcccccccagcacgGCCCCCTGGCATCCGACAGGGCCAGGGGGCCGTACGACCTCCCCGCTCAGGACGCTGGCGCGCTGGGGGATGTGACGGACGGGGTGAACCGCCTGTCCTTCTCCAGCACGGGCAGCACACGCTCCAGCATgtctacctcctccacctccaccggcTCCTCCGAGGGCCGGCTGGCCCTGGACCTGGACACGGCGGTGCAGCGGCTGGGCCGGCTGCAGCAGGAGGTGGAGGCCTCGGTGGAGGGGCTCTTGGCTGGCTCCCCACGCTGGAGGGCGTGTCCTGGGGCGGACCGGCCCTCCGAGGTACGAGGGGCGCTGGACCGGGTACGGGGGGCGCTGGGGGACTTCCTGGTGTTCGGGCGGGGCGCTGCCGCCAACGCCACGGCCCTGTCCGACCCCAGCCTGCACGCCAAGCTGAGGAGACAGCTGGCCCGCCTGGAGGACTCCCAGCAGATCCTGTTGAAGACCTACCAGACCCTGGAGAGCTGTGGTTGGGCcctgcccagccccagccccggcccctgcaccctcccccgCCACCACAAACGGAGCGACGACCTGGAGCGCTTCGTCATGGTGTCACGGACGGTGCCGGACGACGTGAAGCAGCTGGCGTCCACGGTGGGAGCGAGCGCCGAGCTGCTGTTCAGACGGCCGGGGGACGGCTCCTGCTGCAGGGGCTCGGTCAGGGAGGCCCTggtccaccccctcacctcccccccgaCAGACAACCACCACAGCTGCCACACCAAAGCCTTCCAGGGCTCCTCCAGCCTGGACAAGGGCAACATGAACAACAGTGAGAAGTGTGTCAAGAGCTGGATGGAGGACTACGATTACGTTCATCTGCAG GGAAAGGAGGACTTTGAGCGCCAGCAGAAGGTGCTCCTGGAGAAGGAGAACATCACCCAGCAGAGCAGCAAAGTCCAGCTGGGCCCAGACCAGGTGAGCCCAGACCAG ATCAACCAGTTCAgacagctggagcaggaggtgATCAAGCCTGTGGAGAACGACATCACCCAGTGGATCAGCCAGCAGCAGTccacaggcccctcccccctgccctctgactcctcccccccagcttctgactcctccccctcctctgtcggGGGCGGGGCCCACCTGTGTGGGCGTGACCGCCAGCTCCTGGCCTTCTACTCGGAGCAGTGCCAGCAGCACTTCATCACCCTCCTCAACGCCGTCGACGCTTTCTTCGCCTGTGTCTCCGCCGGCCAGCCGCCCCGCATCTTCGTGGCCCACAGCAAGTTCGTCATCCTCAGCGCCCACAAACTGGTCTTCATCGGGGACACGCTGTCCAGGCAGGCGGCCACGCCCGAGGTGGCCGACCGGGTGATGAACTCCAGCAACGTGCTGTGTGAGCTGCTGAAGACGGTGGTTGGCGCCACCAAGACGGCAGCGCTGCTCTACCCCAACACCGCGGCCGTCCAGGACATGGTGGACAGGGTCACCAGCCTGTCACACCACGCACGGCTCTTCAAGCAGCAGCTGCTGCAGATGGCTGCCTTCTGA